The following coding sequences lie in one Asterias amurensis chromosome 18, ASM3211899v1 genomic window:
- the LOC139950412 gene encoding cell division control protein 42 homolog has product MQTIKCVVVGDGAVGKTCLLISYTTNKFPSEYVPTVFDNYAVTVMIGGEPYTLGLFDTAGQEDYDRLRPLSYPQTDVFLVCFSVVSPSSFENVKEKWAPEITHHCPKTPYLLVGTQIDLRDDPSTIEKLSKNKQKPITVEQGEKLARELKAVKFVECSALTQKGLKNVFDEAILAALEPPEPPKKKRCSLL; this is encoded by the exons ATGCAGACAATCAAATGTGTTGTTGTCGGTGATGGTGCCGTTGGTAAAACATGCCTGCTTATATCATacacaacaaacaaatttccatcGGAATATGTACCCACG GTATTTGACAACTATGCGGTGACAGTAATGATCGGAGGGGAACCGTACACATTGGGTCTATTTGATACAGCAG GCCAAGAAGACTACGATCGACTGAGGCCTTTAAGTTATCCCCAGACTGATGTCTTCCTTGTATGTTTTTCTGTCGTATCACCCTCCtcatttgaaaatgtcaaagaaAAG TGGGCTCCAGAGATCACGCATCACTGTCCGAAAACGCCGTACCTGCTCGTCGGCACGCAGATTGATTTACGCGACGACCCCTCAACCATCGAAAAACTGAGCAAGAACAAACAGAAACCCATCACCGTTGAGCAGGGCGAGAAGCTCGCGAGAGAACTCAAAGCTGTGAAATTTGTTGAGTGCTCTGCTCTTACACAG AAAGGACTCAAGAATGTTTTTGACGAAGCGATCTTGGCAGCTCTAGAACCCCCAGAGCCACCAAAGAAGAAGAGGTGCTCTCTGCTGTAG